A stretch of the Lactuca sativa cultivar Salinas chromosome 9, Lsat_Salinas_v11, whole genome shotgun sequence genome encodes the following:
- the LOC111915053 gene encoding aspartyl protease family protein At5g10770 isoform X1, translating into MESSTYVILVLSYCFLFSLVVARNENALERSEDQIEAISHHYHTLKLSTFISSAVCNPSTNGEKRKGSLQMVHKHGPCSKFNEDMMKSLTLDEIFSRDQSRVDSILNKVRKEIQGSKTTLPAKSGSSIGTLNYIVTIGLGTPKKDFTLAFDTGSDLTWTQCQPCAGSCYSQQDPIFQPSTSSTYSNISCSSSECAQLDLARCSSSTCVYRVGYGDGSFTIGFFAKDKLTLTSEDVIDDFFFGCGQDNEGLFVGVAGLFGLGRDKLSFVSQSADKYGKVFSYCLPSIDSSSGFLMFGSSGIGSNVVYTPLSASQDNSFYGLDLEAIYVKGNKLEINPTVFTTSGMIIDSGTIITRLPPTAYSALSEAFQAEMTQYPLTQGPSLFDTCYDFSNYENITIPKISVVWSGNVNVEIPPQGILIPVSNEVYCLAFAANQDDSDIGVFGNTQQQTLEVVYDVTAGRIGFGPGGCS; encoded by the exons ATGGAATCATCTACGTATGTCATATTGGTGCTTTCATATTGTTTTCTCTTCTCTTTGGTTGTTGCAAGAAACGAAAATGCTTTGGAGAGAAGTGAAGATCAAATAGAAGCCATATCCCATCATTATCATACACTCAAATTAAGCACTTTCATATCATCAGCTGTATGTAACCCTTCCACTAATG GTGAGAAGAGAAAGGGGTCTTtacaaatggttcacaaacatggACCATGTTCCAAGTTCAATGAAGACATGATGAAATCCTTGACTTTAGACGAAATCTTCTCTCGTGATCAGTCAAGAGTTGACTCAATCCTCAACAAAGTGAGAAAAGAAATCCAAGGGTCGAAAACCACTCTCCCTGCAAAATCCGGCAGCTCAATCGGAACCCTAAACTACATAGTGACTATCGGACTGGGCACCCCAAAGAAAGATTTTACACTCGCTTTTGACACAGGAAGCGATCTAACATGGACACAATGTCAACCATGTGCTGGATCCTGCTATAGCCAACAAGATCCAATATTTCAACCTTCCACATCTTCTACATATTCCAACATCTCTTGCAGTTCGTCCGAGTGTGCACAACTAGATTTAGCCCGTTGCAGCTCATCCACATGTGTCTACCGCGTCGGATATGGAGACGGATCTTTCACTATTGGATTCTTCGCAAAAGATAAGCTCACACTGACTTCGGAAGATGTAATTGATGATTTCTTCTTTGGATGTGGCCAAGACAACGAAGGACTCTTTGTAGGTGTTGCTGGGCTCTTCGGACTTGGTAGGGATAAGCTCTCTTTTGTGTCGCAGTCTGCTGACAAATATGGGAAAGTTTTCTCCTATTGTCTCCCATCAATAGATAGCTCTAGTGGTTTCTTAATGTTTGGAAGTAGCGGAATTGGTAGCAATGTTGTTTACACGCCACTCTCTGCTTCGCAAGATAACTCTTTTTATGGTCTTGATCTTGAAGCTATATATGTTAAAGGAAACAAACTAGAAATAAATCCGACTGTTTTTACGACATCAGGCATGATCATAGACTCGGGAACTATCATCACAAGGCTCCCACCTACGGCTTACTCGGCTCTAAGTGAGGCATTTCAAGCGGAAATGACGCAATACCCTTTGACCCAAGGACCGAGTCTATTTGATACATGTTATGATTTTAGCAACTATGAAAATATCACAATACCCAAGATAAGTGTGGTTTGGAGTGGGAATGTAAACGTTGAAATTCCACCTCAAGGGATACTTATTCCAGTTAGCAATGAAGTGTATTGCCTTGCTTTTGCTGCGAATCAGGATGATTCTGATATTGGTGTATTTGGGAATACGCAGCAACAGACGTTGGAGGTTGTGTATGATGTGACTGCCGGAAGGATCGGATTTGGCCCTGGAGGATGTTCTTAA
- the LOC111915053 gene encoding aspartyl protease family protein At5g10770 isoform X2: MVHKHGPCSKFNEDMMKSLTLDEIFSRDQSRVDSILNKVRKEIQGSKTTLPAKSGSSIGTLNYIVTIGLGTPKKDFTLAFDTGSDLTWTQCQPCAGSCYSQQDPIFQPSTSSTYSNISCSSSECAQLDLARCSSSTCVYRVGYGDGSFTIGFFAKDKLTLTSEDVIDDFFFGCGQDNEGLFVGVAGLFGLGRDKLSFVSQSADKYGKVFSYCLPSIDSSSGFLMFGSSGIGSNVVYTPLSASQDNSFYGLDLEAIYVKGNKLEINPTVFTTSGMIIDSGTIITRLPPTAYSALSEAFQAEMTQYPLTQGPSLFDTCYDFSNYENITIPKISVVWSGNVNVEIPPQGILIPVSNEVYCLAFAANQDDSDIGVFGNTQQQTLEVVYDVTAGRIGFGPGGCS; encoded by the coding sequence atggttcacaaacatggACCATGTTCCAAGTTCAATGAAGACATGATGAAATCCTTGACTTTAGACGAAATCTTCTCTCGTGATCAGTCAAGAGTTGACTCAATCCTCAACAAAGTGAGAAAAGAAATCCAAGGGTCGAAAACCACTCTCCCTGCAAAATCCGGCAGCTCAATCGGAACCCTAAACTACATAGTGACTATCGGACTGGGCACCCCAAAGAAAGATTTTACACTCGCTTTTGACACAGGAAGCGATCTAACATGGACACAATGTCAACCATGTGCTGGATCCTGCTATAGCCAACAAGATCCAATATTTCAACCTTCCACATCTTCTACATATTCCAACATCTCTTGCAGTTCGTCCGAGTGTGCACAACTAGATTTAGCCCGTTGCAGCTCATCCACATGTGTCTACCGCGTCGGATATGGAGACGGATCTTTCACTATTGGATTCTTCGCAAAAGATAAGCTCACACTGACTTCGGAAGATGTAATTGATGATTTCTTCTTTGGATGTGGCCAAGACAACGAAGGACTCTTTGTAGGTGTTGCTGGGCTCTTCGGACTTGGTAGGGATAAGCTCTCTTTTGTGTCGCAGTCTGCTGACAAATATGGGAAAGTTTTCTCCTATTGTCTCCCATCAATAGATAGCTCTAGTGGTTTCTTAATGTTTGGAAGTAGCGGAATTGGTAGCAATGTTGTTTACACGCCACTCTCTGCTTCGCAAGATAACTCTTTTTATGGTCTTGATCTTGAAGCTATATATGTTAAAGGAAACAAACTAGAAATAAATCCGACTGTTTTTACGACATCAGGCATGATCATAGACTCGGGAACTATCATCACAAGGCTCCCACCTACGGCTTACTCGGCTCTAAGTGAGGCATTTCAAGCGGAAATGACGCAATACCCTTTGACCCAAGGACCGAGTCTATTTGATACATGTTATGATTTTAGCAACTATGAAAATATCACAATACCCAAGATAAGTGTGGTTTGGAGTGGGAATGTAAACGTTGAAATTCCACCTCAAGGGATACTTATTCCAGTTAGCAATGAAGTGTATTGCCTTGCTTTTGCTGCGAATCAGGATGATTCTGATATTGGTGTATTTGGGAATACGCAGCAACAGACGTTGGAGGTTGTGTATGATGTGACTGCCGGAAGGATCGGATTTGGCCCTGGAGGATGTTCTTAA